TTGTCATTGCGAGGGACAAAGTCCCGAAGCAATCTCATTCAGAAATGAAATAAATAACTTTTTGGAAAATAAAATAAGGGGGTAAAAAATGGCTATTAAAAGAATAGGTGTGCTTACAGGAGGAGGAGATGCACCAGGTTTAAATGCTGCAATTAGAGCAATTGTAAGAAAAGCTCTTAAATATGGATATGAAGTATATGGAATTAAAAATGGATGGTTGGGTCTTATTGATGGAGATATTGAGAAATTAGATATTGATTCAATCTCAGGAATATTACATGTTGGAGGAACATTTTTAGGAACTTCAAGAACCAATCCTTATAAAAAAGAAGGCGGAGTTAAAAAAGTTCTCGATAACATAAAAAAATTCAAACTGGATTGCCTTATAACTCTGGGCGGTGAGGATACTAATTCTGTATCTTATAAATTATATGGAGAAGGTGCAAAGTGTGTTGGTGTACCAAAAACTATTGATAATGATATATCTGGAACAGATTATACTATTGGATTTGATACTGCTCTATCAATAGCAACTGATGCTATTGATAACCTTCATTCAACAGCTGTTTCTCATCATAGAGTAATGGTAGTAGAAGTTATGGGAAGAAATACAGGCTGGATAGCAATACTTGCAGGTTTAGCTGGGGGAGCTGATGTTATTTTAATACCAGAATTTGAATTTGATTTTGATGAAATAATAAATAGAATTGAGGAAAGAAAAAACAGAGGAAAAAATTTCTCTATAGTAGTAGTCGCGGAAGGTGCAAAGCCCTCACCAGAAGCTGAACAAATTATAAAAAGTAAAGAAGTAGATGAATTTGGACATGTTATGTTAGGTGGAATGGGTAAGATTATAAGAAATAGATTGAAAGAAGCTGGATATGAAACAAGAGATGTAATATTAGGTCACCTTCAAAGAGGTGGAAAACCAACAGCATTTGATAGAATCCTTGCACTAAAATTAGGAGCAGCAGCTGTTGATTTAGTAAAAGAGGAAAAATTCAATAGAATGGTTGTTTTAAGAGGAACTAAAATAATGGATATTCCTATTGAAGAAGCAGTAAAACAAATAAAATATGTGGATAAAGAACTTTACGAACTCTCCAAACTATTTTATTAATGGTCAAGTCCTAAACTATTAGATTTTTATTAGAAATATATAAATAGGTTAATTTTATACAAAAAAAGACTATATTCTGAAGGAAGAAAAATAGGTGGTTATTCCCATATCAGATGATTATCCAACAAAAGTTAAACCGTTTTTAACTTTTATAATTATTGCATTTAATATTATCCTTCATTTTTGGGTACGCTTAAGTACATTAAATCTTCAGAATTTTATTAATAAGTGGGGATTTTCACCCTCATCCTTAGCTTTACTACCCTCCCTTATGCCAATTATTACTATGCTTTCATCTATGTTTTTGCATGGAAATTTTTTACATTTATTATTTAATATGTGGTTTTTATGGATATTTGGGGACAATATTGAAGATGCCTTTGGTCACTTAAAATTTCTAATTTTTTATTTTCTTTGCGGAATAGTTGCTATACTAGGACATACTCTCTTTTACCCACAAAGTTCACAGCCTATTATTGGTGCAAGCGGAGCGATTTCTGGAGTTATGGCAGCTTATTTATTGCTTTACTGGAAATCCTATATCAAAGTGCTTTTATACTTTACTATAACGAGAATACCTGCATTAATTTTTATAGTTTTATGGTTTATATATCAATTAGTTTATGGAATGAGTTCTTTGGCATATCCTGAGCTTTGGGGAAATGTTGGTTGGTTTGCACATATTGGTGGATTTTTAATGGGAATAGTCTTAACAATTCTTCTACCTAAAAATCCAAAAAGATATATAAAAAGATACAGAAGAATAGAGATCTAATAATTTTTCTTATCTCAAATAGATTAACAGATGATTCACAAAGAAAAAATAGACATTAAAGTACCCTCTAAATCAGAGTGGATCAAAACTTTTTTGTAGTAATTATTTTATTTTACAATTTTTGATTTTATTAATTTACATTTAGATAGAAAATTAAAATATTTAACTAAAAATTCTGTATTTCTCAAACCCGATTCAAGTTCAACTAAATCTGCGATTTCTGATAATTTTCTTTTACCATCTGCCCAATAAAGAGCAAGAGTTCTTATTAAATCAAATGTTTCTGCATTTTCCTTTTTAAGTTCAAAATATTTTTCCTTTTGTTCTTTACTTAATCTATTTAAGATATTCATTTCAAATATAGGTCCTTTATATATCCTGCTTATAATATTTTTATCAGCAATATCCTCCCATTTGATTTTTTCTTTATCTCCAAATTCTTTAATTAATCCTTTATTTTTTGTTTTTTCTTCCCCCATTTCCTCACATATTTTTGAAATCTCTTTTTTATCAAGACCAAAATCCTCATAAATTACTTTTTTTGTTCTTTGCAATTCTTTTATTTTAAATTCTTCAAGCTCCTCATTATATTTATCAACATTAATAGGAGATAATTTTTTAAGCGAAATAAATGCATTTTTCTGACAGTTAATGAAATAGTTAAGTTTTTTCTCAAGATTTATTACTTCAATTGCAGTATTCTTTAATATCTTCTCATCTTTAATCTTCTCTCTGATTGTTTTTGCTGCAATATTCTTTTGTGTTGGTTCTACTTTAAACTTCTTGAATTCTTGAATAGCTGAAATTCTGGTTATTTCATCTTGAATGAATTTTAAGATTTTTCGTTTAAATTTAGACATCATCTCATTGGCTAGCCATATTACTTCCCTTTCACCCACATTTGCCAAAAAATAAGCATATGTAGCAGCAATAATACCTGTTCTTTTTAACATCTCTGGGTCAACTTTTTCTAAAGTATCTAAATTTGTGTGATAGAATTTATCAGGCCATTGAATAAGCATCGGGCATGGAATTCCTACTGTAGGATCAGAGAGAATATAATGGTCACTTCCACCAGAAAATGGGGTAGTTGCGTATTTAAAAGAAGCAAATCTTCCAGCTCCAAAGGGATTTTTTGTATCTTTAGTAAATTCATCCCTTATTCTTTCCACTAAATCGTTTACAAAACTACTATTTGAATCTGGTGTTTTCTCTATGAGAAAGGAGCTTTTACATATATCCTGGTTTTCCCCAACCATATCTAAGTTTATACCAGCTATCATTTTTGATATTTTATCTTCAAAAGTAACTAAAAATTGAATAGTTCCATTCATCTCTGGAACCCAGAGAAACCTAATGCTTCTTTTGGGTTTTTGAAGTTTTCCTTCATTAATTAATTTATTAATAGTTCTTGCAATCTCTAAATTAGTAGCACTTCCTGAAGCATTATCGTTTGCTGTTCCCTGAGGATGACAAAGATGAGATATGATAATTATTTCTTTATCTGTCTTACCAGGAATAATTGCAGATACAACCTCAGCTTTACCTTTATAGAATTTACTCTTTACCTTAGCTTTTACTCTTATTGGCGATTTATTGTTTTTAATCCTTTCCCTTATAAGCTCCCTTAACCTCTCTCCCTCTTTTGGTGAAAGGACAAACCCAAAACATTTCTTATCCCCTTTGTGCCACCAAAATGATGAATATTGAACAGCATCAGGAATATCCATACGATGTCGAATAGGCTTAACTTCTTTTATACCATCAAATATAATGCCTATTGCTCCAAATTTTTCAATGGCTAAGTAATAAATTATCCTTATATCCCCTTTAGTTAAGACAATCTTTCCCTTTACATCAATACCCTCATAATCAGATATATTTTCACCATCCTCAAGAATTACAATCTCAGCTTCACATTCAGTTGAAGCACTTCTTTGAATTAAAGATATTTTAAGATCATTATAATCTGCTAACTTCTTTCTATATCTTTCAGGTTCAATAATATAAAGATTTGCTTCTGATGCATCCCATTCCTCAAACATATCTAAAGACCAATATCTGCTCTTTCCATCAGCTGGAAAAGATAATATCTCAGCTTTTATATTAGATTTAGATAAAACCTTATGACAATATTTAGCAGCTTCACGAAAACCAGGACTTGCTTGAATTCTATGATAGCTCATTATTTTACTTACAAACTGCTTTGCTCTATCACCTGAAAATTCCTCATCTATACACCTTAAAACTTTTTTGAACATAATAGATCTCCTAAAAATAATTAATCTTTTAAAATGAATTTTTCAATTTATAAGTTAATATTATAAATAAAAAATAATTAAAATAACTGAAAAAAAATTAAAATTTAATACATTATATTCTGATCTCATTTGGCCATGGTTTTTTCATTGCAACAGACCATATTTTATTAATGTAGTTGAGTACAAAGTAATTTTGTATTAAGTGAAGCCAGAAAGCACCCCTTTTAGATAAGAAAATATTTTCTGCATCTTCTTTACCTAATTTTAATATATTGATCAACCATAATAACAATTGAATATTCTTATCATTTTTACCAAATAGCTCAAAGAGCTGTCCTTTTGGAATATATGTGTCATAAAATCGCCAATAAAGCCAATAATATCGAGTCATTGAGTCTGTAAAGTCCATTTTTAAAGCTACTGGTAGTTTTTCATTAAAACAAGTTTTAATATATTCTTTAATAGAGAATGTATTCAAATAGAATGTTTTAGATATATGTGAACCAGCGCCAGCACCAAAGCCAATGTAATTATCTCTGGTTACTGAGGAATATCTATAAACATCATTTCTAATAAATCCCCAAACTGATACTCTCTTAAAACCATTATCGATACAGAAATCATGTATTGCATAATACATACTTTTTCTTGTAATTATATTTGGCATTTTGACCCTTTTAAGATTAAGGTATTTTCCTACAGTGGAATAAGGAAAAGTAAAAAGTGGATAGAGGGTAACTTGATTTACACCAGAATTAATAGCTTTCTTTAGATCTAATATCACTTCTTTTACTGTTTGACCTGGTAAAGAAAACATAAGGTCAATATTGATGGATTTAAAATTTGAGGATAAAAGCAATTCTATTACCGGATATAAGATACTCGCTTTGTAATTCCTTCCTATTAATTGAAGATATTTATCATCAAAACTTTGCACCCCAAGACTAACTAAATTAACACCATAACTAACCAATTTACTTACTGTTTCTTCATTTAAATCAGAAGGAGTAGTCTCTATGCAAATATTACCAGTTATAATGAAACGGTCTCTGATTCTTCCTAGAATCACTCCTAACTCATCTATTAGATTTGTAGGTGTCCCACCACCTATATAAATAGAGGTGATTTTAATTCTTCCCAAGCGATTATAGTACTGTTCTATTTCTGCAAGTATTGCCTCTAAATATGGTCTAACTAAGTTCTTATCATACATTATCTTATTATAAGGACAGTAAGGACATTTATTTTTACAAAATGGAATGTGGATATACATATCTATTTTTTCTATTGATGGCAACTTTATATCATCTATTGGTTTAAAGATAAATTCCTGTCTTGACCCAACTAAATAACGCCTTATAGCTCTTGTTATGATTTGTGTTAACATATATACTCACTAAAATTTTAATAAATTCCTGATTGCGCTAAACTTCAATTTTTGAGCTTCTGTTATTTCTGTAAGTGTACAATAACCACAATTTTCACAAATATTTTTAGCTCTAAATCTGCAACATAT
This DNA window, taken from Actinomycetota bacterium, encodes the following:
- a CDS encoding DUF4910 domain-containing protein — its product is MFKKVLRCIDEEFSGDRAKQFVSKIMSYHRIQASPGFREAAKYCHKVLSKSNIKAEILSFPADGKSRYWSLDMFEEWDASEANLYIIEPERYRKKLADYNDLKISLIQRSASTECEAEIVILEDGENISDYEGIDVKGKIVLTKGDIRIIYYLAIEKFGAIGIIFDGIKEVKPIRHRMDIPDAVQYSSFWWHKGDKKCFGFVLSPKEGERLRELIRERIKNNKSPIRVKAKVKSKFYKGKAEVVSAIIPGKTDKEIIIISHLCHPQGTANDNASGSATNLEIARTINKLINEGKLQKPKRSIRFLWVPEMNGTIQFLVTFEDKISKMIAGINLDMVGENQDICKSSFLIEKTPDSNSSFVNDLVERIRDEFTKDTKNPFGAGRFASFKYATTPFSGGSDHYILSDPTVGIPCPMLIQWPDKFYHTNLDTLEKVDPEMLKRTGIIAATYAYFLANVGEREVIWLANEMMSKFKRKILKFIQDEITRISAIQEFKKFKVEPTQKNIAAKTIREKIKDEKILKNTAIEVINLEKKLNYFINCQKNAFISLKKLSPINVDKYNEELEEFKIKELQRTKKVIYEDFGLDKKEISKICEEMGEEKTKNKGLIKEFGDKEKIKWEDIADKNIISRIYKGPIFEMNILNRLSKEQKEKYFELKKENAETFDLIRTLALYWADGKRKLSEIADLVELESGLRNTEFLVKYFNFLSKCKLIKSKIVK
- a CDS encoding 6-phosphofructokinase, whose product is MAIKRIGVLTGGGDAPGLNAAIRAIVRKALKYGYEVYGIKNGWLGLIDGDIEKLDIDSISGILHVGGTFLGTSRTNPYKKEGGVKKVLDNIKKFKLDCLITLGGEDTNSVSYKLYGEGAKCVGVPKTIDNDISGTDYTIGFDTALSIATDAIDNLHSTAVSHHRVMVVEVMGRNTGWIAILAGLAGGADVILIPEFEFDFDEIINRIEERKNRGKNFSIVVVAEGAKPSPEAEQIIKSKEVDEFGHVMLGGMGKIIRNRLKEAGYETRDVILGHLQRGGKPTAFDRILALKLGAAAVDLVKEEKFNRMVVLRGTKIMDIPIEEAVKQIKYVDKELYELSKLFY
- a CDS encoding rhomboid family intramembrane serine protease, coding for MVIPISDDYPTKVKPFLTFIIIAFNIILHFWVRLSTLNLQNFINKWGFSPSSLALLPSLMPIITMLSSMFLHGNFLHLLFNMWFLWIFGDNIEDAFGHLKFLIFYFLCGIVAILGHTLFYPQSSQPIIGASGAISGVMAAYLLLYWKSYIKVLLYFTITRIPALIFIVLWFIYQLVYGMSSLAYPELWGNVGWFAHIGGFLMGIVLTILLPKNPKRYIKRYRRIEI
- a CDS encoding coproporphyrinogen III oxidase family protein — protein: MLTQIITRAIRRYLVGSRQEFIFKPIDDIKLPSIEKIDMYIHIPFCKNKCPYCPYNKIMYDKNLVRPYLEAILAEIEQYYNRLGRIKITSIYIGGGTPTNLIDELGVILGRIRDRFIITGNICIETTPSDLNEETVSKLVSYGVNLVSLGVQSFDDKYLQLIGRNYKASILYPVIELLLSSNFKSINIDLMFSLPGQTVKEVILDLKKAINSGVNQVTLYPLFTFPYSTVGKYLNLKRVKMPNIITRKSMYYAIHDFCIDNGFKRVSVWGFIRNDVYRYSSVTRDNYIGFGAGAGSHISKTFYLNTFSIKEYIKTCFNEKLPVALKMDFTDSMTRYYWLYWRFYDTYIPKGQLFELFGKNDKNIQLLLWLINILKLGKEDAENIFLSKRGAFWLHLIQNYFVLNYINKIWSVAMKKPWPNEIRI